The sequence below is a genomic window from Qipengyuania flava.
CTCGTGGTCGGCGGGGTCGACCAGAACTCCGACGCGGCCCGCAAGGGCCTGCGCCGCGGCGACATCATCCTGACGGCGAACTACCGCCCGGTGGTGAGCCTCGAGGACCTCGAAAACACCATCCGCACCGCCCAGCGCGAGAACCGCGAAGCGGTGCTGCTGCGCGTTCAGCGCCGCGGCCGCCCGCCGCAGTATGTGGCGGTCCGCCTCCGCTAAGGCGCAACTGTTCGAAACGAACAAGGGCGGCCCCTCCACTTTGGAAGGGCCGCCCTTCTTGTATCCGGTATACCAGCCCTAGTTGTTGGGGCCCGTCCTGCCGCCCGTGGCTTCCTCGAGGAAATCGTCCCCGATCGCCTGCGGAGCGCCGTCCGCCCCGCGGTTCGGCGTCTGCGGCGGCGCTGTTGGCGCGGTTGCCGGGGGACGCTGGCGGTTGGGATCGAGCGTACGGTCGAATTCCTCGCCGAAGGGATCCTGGCGCGGCTGGCTGGAGGTGCCCGGCTCGATCAGGTTCCCCTGCTCGTCGATGAAATAATAATCCTCTGGATCGCCGAGCAGGTACTCGTCATCGGGCTCAAGCTGCCATTCGGGAAGCTGCAAGTCGGTGTCGAATTCCTCGACCGGCCGGTCCTTCACGGCGTAGCGCATATAGGCGGCAAAGGCGCGCGCCGGGGCCGTGCCGCCCTGCAGCCCGCCAACGCGTGCGTTGTCATCCCGGCCCATCCACACACCCGTGGTGATGCCCGAGGAGAAACCGACGAAATAGCCATCCTTGTTGGAGCTGGTCGTGCCGGTCTTGCCGGCAACCGGACGGCCGATCTGCGCGGCGCGGCCCGTGCCGGTGGCAACCGCGGTTTGCAGCAGATCGGTGATCCCGGCCGCGACGTAATCGGGCACGAGCTGCGTGCTGCGCGCCGCCTGGTGCTGGTAGAGCAGCTCCCCATCGGCCGTTTCGACCTTGAGGACGCCGTAGGGTTCGACCGAATTGCCGCGCGCCGAGACCGCTGCGAACGAGCGGGTCATGTCGAGCAGGCGTACCTCGTTCGATCCCAGCACCATGGCGGGGAAAGTGTTGATTTCGGTCGAGATGCCGAAGCGCCGCGCCATGGAGGCGACCGTGCCGAAACCGACCTCGTTGCCGAGCTGGGCTGCGACCGTGTTGGTCGAATAGGCGAAGGCAGTGCGCAGGTCGATTTCGCCCACGTTGCGCCCGTTGGAATTGCGCGGGCTCCAGCCATTGATCGTGACCGGCGTGTCCACCACCCGGTCATCGGGCGTGTAGCCGGCTTCGAGGGCGGCCAGATAGACGAACAGCTTCCAGGACGAGCCTGGCTGGCGCAGCGCGTCGGTCGCGCGGTTGTAATTGGTCTCGACGTAATCGGTGCCGCCCACCAGCGCGAGGATCGCGCCGTCGCGGTCCATGCTGACAAGGGCCCCTTGCGCGCCGTCCGGCGTGTTCGCCTGCACCGCCGCGGTCGCGGCACGCTGCATGCCGACATCGAGCGTGGTCCACACCTCGATCGGCTCAAAGGTTTCCGGCAGCAGCAGGTCGAGCTGGGGAAGCACCCAATCGGTGAAATAGCGCACCGAGTTCTGCCCGGCTTCTTCCTTTAGATTGACCGTGCTGGGATCGACCGTGACATCGGGCGCGATCCGTCCCTGTTCCTTCATCAGGCGCAGGACCACGCTGGCACGGCCCACCGCGGCGTCGACATCGGCAGTCGGCGAATAGCGGCTCGGCGCCTTCACCAGCCCTGCAATAATCGCTGCCTCGGCCACCGACAGTTCGGTTGCCGGATGGCTGAAGAATTTCCGGCTTGCGCTATCGATGCCGTAGGCCCCGCCACCGAAATAGACCTTGTTGAGGTAGAGCTCGAGGATCTGCTCCTTCGAGAACTTCCATTCCAGCGCCATCGCCAGGATCGCCTCGCGCGCCTTGCGGTCGATCGAGCGGTTGTTGTTGAGGAAGACGTTGCGGGCCAGCTGCTGGCTGATCGTCGACGTACCGCCAACCCGCGAGCGCGAGCCGGTGATACCTTCCACGATCGCGCCGCCGGTGCGCCAGAAATCGATGCCGAAGTGCGAATAGTAGCGCCGGTCCTCGACCGCGATCATAGCGTCCTTCATGACCTGCGGGATTTCTTCCGCCGTCAGCCACTTGCCAAAGCTGGGGCCCAGCTCGACGATTTCGGTTCCGTCACGCGCGCGCACGACAATTGTCTGCGCGGTCTGCGTGGCCTTCAGCTGGTAATAGCTCGGCATGGACCGTGCGGCGAAGGCCACCGCCAGTCCCACGAACAGCGCGCCCAGCAGCGCCAGCGCCCCGCCTCCGATAAGGAGTCGACGAGCCCAGAGTTTGAAACGGCTTTGCGGCTTGTCCGCTGCAGCGCGGGCGGCGCGTTCCTTGCGCGCCGAACGCTTGCGGCGGCTCCCTCTCTTATCCATCGGCTATGCTGGCACCCTTGTTGTTCGCCGCCCTATAGTTGCCACAATCAAGCATGGCGAGGTCTAACCCCGCGTGAACGGGTTTGATCGGTGCACGGTGATCAATCGTCAGCTTCGAAATCGAGCGCGGCCGAATTGATGCAATAGCGAAGCCCGCCGCGGTCAGGAGGGCCGTCCGGAAAGACATGGCCCAGGTGCCCGCCGCAATTGGAACAGGTCACTTCGGTGCGAATCATGCCGTGCGAGGTGTCGCGATGCTCGTCGACCGCTTCGCCTTCGGCCGGCGCGGTGAAGGCCGGCCAGCCGCACCCGCTGTTGTACTTGTCGTCGCTCTCGAACAGCTTCTGCCCGCAGCCGGCGCAATAGTACTCGCCGGCATCGTAATGCTTGTCGTACTTGCCCGTGAAGGGGCGCTCGGTCCCGGCCTCGCGCAGGATGTGATACTGCTCGGGGGTCAGTTTTGCGCGCCATTCGGCATCGCTGCTTTCGGGCTTGTCGCTCACGCCTTGTCCTTTCGTGTGGGGCTACTCATATAGGGCCAACCAGAGCCGTTGCACACGGTTCCTTGGCGGGTGGACGATTTGCTTGACGACTCGGACACTCAGGGCTAAGTGCGCCGCTTTCCGGCGGCACCTGCCGCCCATTCGCACGCACTTACGAGATTTACCGCCGCGCGATACCCGCGCGGCCTGACGAGGACAAACATGGCCAACACGCCGCAAGCCAAGAAGCGCATCCGTCGCAACAACCGCCGGGCCGAAATCAACACCGCCCGCGTGAGCCGCATCCGTGGCTTCCTGAAGAAGGTTGAGACCGCCATCGAAGGTGGCGACAAGGATAGCGCGCAGGCTGCTCTCAAGGCTGCCCAGCCGGAACTGGCACGCGGTGTTGCCCGCGGCGTGTTCCACAAGAACACCGCGGCTCGCAAGATGAGCCGCCTGAGCAAGCGAGTCGCTGCTCTCTAAAGCTGCGCGCGGCTGCGATCGGGCAACCGATCGGGTGCGAACAAAAGGGGCTGCCGGTCTTTCCGGTGGCCCCTTTGTCGTATCCAGGTTGCATATCGATACCTAATTGCAACCGCTCTGTAACCTAACTCACGGGAATCTCACGAGTCGCCTCTCGCCAGACCCACTTTCTCAATGAAATCAGACCCTTCAACGCAGGTCTGCGGCTTACACTTGAGTCAACAACATTATTTCAGATTTTTTGCAGTTATCCCCCTTGCGACTCATCCGGCCATCCACTTACACAATGGTTCTCGGCGCAGGACGGGACAGCCAGCGCTCTAGGAAAATCGATATGCGAGGGGGACCTCCGGAAGCACCGTTTCCGGAGATAGGCGACGCTGTGCCTACCCTTTAGCGAGACAAAATCACGAGCGTCGTGAGGCGCTGATCGGGGGATGGAACAAGCATGCGCAAAGCATCGAGTGACGGGGCTACGCAAAAGGCACAGGACGATTTCATGGAAGATCACGAGGCAGTGAACCTGGCGGCTGACTGGGCCGACATCAGCCAGGGCCTGCGCAAGGATCTGGGTCACCAGCTTCACAGCCAGTGGATCAAGCCGATCCAGGTCGGCGGCATCGACAAGGACACGGGCACGCTCGACCTTTTCCTGCCGACCGAGTTCAGCGCCAACTGGGTCAAGGACCGTTTTGCCGACCGGCTGAGCCTTGCCTGGAAGATCGCGCGCAGCGAAGTGCGCGAGGTGCGCATCCAGGTGCATCCGGGCCGCCGCCAGGTCGCCGACCTGCGCCTGCACTCCGACGGTCGCCGTCCGGCCAACGACGGCGCCGACACCAGCATGATGGCGATCAGCGCGGACACGCTGGGCGATGCCGGCTTCACCAGCTCGGTCGGCCTCGACCCGAGCCTGACCTTTGCCGCCTTCATCACCGGCGAAGCCAATGTGCTCGCCTTCAATGCCGCGCAGCGCATGGGCGCGACCGAGAAGCCGCAGTTCTCGCCGCTCTACCTCAAGGCCGCCACCGGCCAGGGCAAGACGCACCTGTTGCACGCGATCGGCCACAGCTTCCTGCAGGCCCACCCGCGCAGCCGCATCTTCTACTGCAGCGCCGAGCGTTTCATGGTCGAATTCGTCCAGGCGCTGAAGGCCAACCAGATGCTGGAATTCAAGGCGCGCCTGCGCAGCTTCGACCTGCTGCTGGTGGACGACATCCAGTTCATCATCGGCAAGGCCTCCGCGCAGGAAGAACTGCTCTACACGATCGACGCGCTGCTGGCGGAAGGCAAACGCCTCGTCTTCGCCGCAGACCGCGCGCCGCAGGCTCTGGACGGGGTCGAGCCGCGGCTCCTTTCGCGCCTCTCGATGGGTCTCGTCGCCGATATCCAGGCGGCCGACATCGAGCTGCGCAAGAAGATCCTCACCTCCAAGCTGACGCGTTTTGCTCCGCTTGAAGTACCTGCGGATGTGCTCGACTTCCTTGCCCGCACCATCACGCGCAACGTGCGCGAGCTGGTCGGCGGCCTCAACAAGCTGATCGCCTATGCGCAGCTGACCGGGCAGGAAGTATCGCTCCAGCTCGCCGAAGAGCAGCTGACCGATATCCTCTCGGCCAACCGTCGACGGATCACGATCGACGAGATCCAGCGCACCGTGTGCCAGTTCTACCGCATCGATCGCTCGGAAATGAGCAGCAAGCGCCGCGCCCGCGCCGTCGTGCGCCCGCGCCAGGTGGCCATGTACCTTTCCAAGGTGCTGACCCCGCGCAGCTATCCCGAAATCGGACGCAAGTTCGGCGGTCGCGATCATTCGACGGTGATCCATGCCGTGCGCCTGATCGAAGACCTGCGCCAGCGCGACGCCGACATGGACGGCGATGTGCGCAGCCTGCTGCGCCAGCTGGAAAGCTGACGGGAACGCCCGCAGCCCTTCGGGTTCGCTCCACACAATCTGCACCGCTCGTCGACAGGCCTATGCACAGGCCTGTCGACAGCGCGCGCGGGACAGGCCAAAGGGCGTTCCATGCCGGACACCCCGCCCCCTAGCCTGCGCACCGATGTCGCCCTCCCGCACACCTTCGGCGCGGCGCTACTGCGCGGCGCAAGGGGCCAGTGCCCGCGCTGCGGCGAGGCGGCGCTGTTTCGTAAGTGGCTCAAACCGGTGGACCACTGCCGCGCCTGCGCGCTCGACATGACCGGCCAGCGCGCGGATGATTTTCCCGCCTACATCGCGATTTTTGTGACCGGGCACCTGCTTGCGCCCGTTCTCATCATGATGATGGGCGACTGGAACCTGTCCGCATCGATGACCATAGCGATCATCATCCCCCTGGCCGTGGCGATGCTCCTTGCCCTGCTGCAACCTTCCAAGGGAGCCGTCATCGCGATCCAGTGGTGGAACGGTATGCACGGCTTTCGCAAGGAACGGGTGCCCGAGGCCGAGCCCGAGGATACCGCCGCATGAGCCTGCCGCCTGAACGTCTCGATCGCTTTGCGCGCCATATCGTGTTGCCGGAGATCGGCGGTGCGGGCCAGGTCGCGTTAGCCCAGCGTCATCTCGTGCTGGTCGGCCTGGGAGGGATCGGGTCGCCCGCTCTCCAATACCTCGCCGGCGCCGGCATCGGGAAGCTGACGCTGGTCGATGACGACAAGGTCGATGCGAGCAACCTCCAGCGCCAGACGCTCTATAACGAACGCGATGTCGGGCACGGCAAGGCGGTCATAGCCAAGCGCTGGGTCACCGGCTTCGACCCCGCGCTCGACGTGACGATCAGCGACCGGCGCATCACGCGCGAGAACGCCTCGGCCCTGCTGGAGGGTGCCGATCTCGTGCTAGACGGGACGGACAATTTCGCCACGCGCCTGGCAGTTTCCGACGCCTGCGTTGCCGCGCGTGTGCCGCTGCTGTCGGCAGCCGTGGGCCGTTTCCAGGGCCAGGTCGGCGCCTTCGCGGGCCACCTGCCCGACCAGTCCTGCTACCGCTGCTTCGTGGGCGATGCCTTCGACGCCGAGGACTGCGACACCTGCGCGGAAGACGGCATGCTGGGCGCCATGGCAGGCTGGGTCGCGACCTTCGCTGCCATGCAGGCTGTGCGCGTGCTGCTCGACGGCGTGAGTGCGCTGGGCGAGGCCGATTGGGGACGCGTGCACCTGCTCGACGGGCTGAAGCCCGCCATGCGCAGTTTCACCATTGCCAAGGACCCGGCCTGCTCCGGATGCGCAGCAGGCCCGGAGGTCTCCGCCTAGTAGTCGTAGCCGGGGTTCGTGCGGTTCAGCTTGCGCAGCAGGCCCGGCCAGACGAGATTATCGCCAAGGCCCGGCATGAAAGCGGGTGCCGCCTGCTGGAAGACGCGGGCGCTCATCGCCTCGTCCTCTTCCTTCAGCTGGTCCGGATCGCCCACCGACTGCGCGAAGATCTGCGTCTTGCAGCTGTTTTCGAGCAGGTACATCCGCAGGAAGGCGAGCGCGCAATTGCGACCGATCGTCAGCGTGCCGTGGTTGCGCAGGATCAGCAGGTTCTTCTCGCCGATGTCGGCCACCAGCCGCTCGCGTTCGTCGAGGTCGAGGGCAATCCCTTCATAGTCGTGATAGGCAAGATCGTCGTGCACCTGCATCGCGAACTGGGTGTAGCGCCGCAGCCCTTCCTTCTGGACCGATACCGCGACCCCGTAAGGCGTGTGCACATGGATTACGCAGCCCGCGTCTTCGCGCGCAGAATGGACCGCGCTGTGAATGGTAAAGCCGGCGGGGTTGGTGAAGTAGGGCGTTTCCTGCTGCGGCGTGCCGTCCATGTCGATCTTGACCAGCGAGGAGGCGGTCATCTCGTCGAACATCACGCCGTAGGGGTTGATGAGGAAGCGTTCTTCGCCGTTTTCATCGGGCAGGCGCGCGGAAATGTGCGTGAAAACGAGGTCGGTCCAGCCGTGCAGCGCGCACAGGCGATAGGTCGCAGCGAGCTCGCAGCGCAGCTTCCACTCGGCATCCGAGACCTTGCCTTCCAGCCGGTCCACCGTGGTCGGATCGGGAATGTTGAACCCCGCTTCCATGCCAAGTGCGCTCGATTGCGTGTCCACCGCGGTTGCCATCGCCATTCTCCCTAATTGCGTTTCGCCAGTTCTGCCCGCTTTCGCGCGGATTGTCACCCAAGCAACTCTTCCACCCATTGCGGGACCACTTGCGTTGCCGGGCCGTGGCGCGATTCGTGAAACCAGCGGCTTCCCTGGCTGGGCTCGAGATTGAGTTCCAGCGTCCGGATGCGCAATTCGCGCGCGTCGCGCACGAAACCCGCCGCCGGATAGACCGCGCCCGACGTGCCGATACTGACGAACAGGTCCGCCTGCCGGAGCGCTGCGTAGATACGATCCATTTCGTAAGGCATTTCGCCGAACCACACGACGTCCGGCCGCAGGCTGCGCGCTCCGCACTTGGGGCACTCGGGTCGGTCTATCAGGGGGCCGGTCCAGCGCGTCCTCGCGTCGCAGGCGGTGCACCAGGCGTTGAGATGGGTGCCGTGCATATGGAGCGTACGCTTGGCACCGGCGCGTTCATGCAGGTCGTCGACGTTTTGTGTCACGATGAGCAACTCGCCGTCCCACTCCCTGTCCAGCCGCGCGAGCGCTTCATGCGCGGCATTGGGCTGCTTTGCCTGGATCGCCTCGCGGCGCATGTCGTAGAAGCGGAGGACCAGATCGGGATCGCGCGCGAAGCCTTCGGGCGTTGCGACGTCCTCGACCTTGTGCTGCTCCCACAGGCCCCCGGCGTCGCGAAACGTATCGATTCCGCTCTCTGCTGAGACACCTGCGCCTGTGAGGATGACGATGTTGCGAATGTCTGTCATGCACTGCCATTCCGACGGACAAGGGGTCGAGGTCAACAGTCATGACGCCGGTGGGCACTTCCGGATACCGGGCCGACATCGACGGCCTGCGCGCACTCGCTGTGCTGCCCGTCGTGCTGTATCACGCGCGCGTTCCCGGTTTTTCGGGCGGCTTTGTCGGCGTCGACATCTTTTTCGTGATCTCCGGTTTCCTGATTACCGGCATCATCGCGCGCGAGGTGGATGAGGGACGCTTTTCGGTCTGGAGCTTCTACGAGCGGCGCGCGCGGCGCATCCTGCCGGCGCTGTTCGTGATGGTCGCGGCCGTGCTGGTTGCGGCCTCCTTCTTCTACCTGCCCGGCGATTTCGAGGATGTGCCCAAGTCGGCGCTCGCGGCGCTGTTCTTCCTCGGCAATGTCTGGTTCTTCAGCCAGACCGGCTATTTTCAGGGCGCGGCCGAGACGATGCCGCTGCTCCACACCTGGTCGCTCGGCGTCGAAGAGCAGTTCTACATCGTCTTCCCGCTGGCCCTGCTCGGCATTGCCCTGTTCGCCCGCCGCTGGCGCGTCGCTCTCGTCAGCCTGCTTGCGCTCGGCAGCCTCGGCTGGGCGGTTGCGACGCAGGGCAAGGCCGATGGCTTTGCCTTCTACATGCTTCCCCCGCGGGCATGGGAGCTCCTTGCCGGGTCGCTCCTAGCCCTCGGCGCTGTCCCCGCAATCGGATCGCGCCCCCTTCGCGAAGCGCTCTCGTGGCTGGGGATCGCCCTGATTGCGTATGCCGTTTTCGCCTACGACAAGGCCACGGTCTTTCCCGGCCTCGCCGCAATCCCGCCGGTACTGGGTGCGGCGCTTCTCATTCATTGCGCACCGGGCACTTCCGCCGGCCGGCTTCTCGCCTGGAAGCCTGCGGTCTGGATCGGGCTTTTGAGCTACTCGCTCTACCTCTGGCACTGGCCGATCATCGTGTTCACCGAATACGCGCAGGCCGCTCGCGTCTCTGGATGGCAAAGCATCGCGATAGTCGCGGCGTCGCTGCTTATCGCCTGGGCCAGCCTGGTCTGGGTCGAAACCCCATGGCGCGATCGGCGCAAGGTTTCGCGGCAGCGCGTGTTCGCCTTCAGCGCGGCCGGACTGGGCGGTCTTGGCGCTGCCTGTCTCGCCTTGATCGCCGCCGGCCCGTGGGACACCCGCTTCCCTGCGCGCGTCGGCGCCATTGCCGCTGCGGCGCAGGACCGCAGCCCCGTGCGCGACGCCTGCCTTGTCAGCGATATCGCCGACAAGGGCAAGTGCCGGCTCGGCGCCGATACCGAACCGGATTCGCTACTGTGGGGCGACAGCCATGGGGTCGAATTTGCCTGGGTGCTGGGTCAGAAACTGGGCACACAAGGTCGCGCGCTGAGCCAGCGAACCTTTGGCAGCTGTGCGCCTATCCTCGACTTCGCTGCCAGCGAGGACAGCGCCTGCGGGCGTTTCAACGAGGCGGTTATCGCCGAGATCGAACGCACGCCCTCTATCCGCACGGTCTATCTGTCCGCCTACTGGGCGAGCGGCGAATATCGCGACGCCGCACCGGCAGCGACGCTCGATGCCACAATAGCGCGTCTCGAGCGGGCCGGTCGCAAGGTCGTGCTGATCGGCGCGGTTCCCAAGCAGGCGTACGATGTCCCGCGCGCCTTGCAGCGCGCCG
It includes:
- the rpsT gene encoding 30S ribosomal protein S20 translates to MANTPQAKKRIRRNNRRAEINTARVSRIRGFLKKVETAIEGGDKDSAQAALKAAQPELARGVARGVFHKNTAARKMSRLSKRVAAL
- the dnaA gene encoding chromosomal replication initiator protein DnaA; the protein is MRKASSDGATQKAQDDFMEDHEAVNLAADWADISQGLRKDLGHQLHSQWIKPIQVGGIDKDTGTLDLFLPTEFSANWVKDRFADRLSLAWKIARSEVREVRIQVHPGRRQVADLRLHSDGRRPANDGADTSMMAISADTLGDAGFTSSVGLDPSLTFAAFITGEANVLAFNAAQRMGATEKPQFSPLYLKAATGQGKTHLLHAIGHSFLQAHPRSRIFYCSAERFMVEFVQALKANQMLEFKARLRSFDLLLVDDIQFIIGKASAQEELLYTIDALLAEGKRLVFAADRAPQALDGVEPRLLSRLSMGLVADIQAADIELRKKILTSKLTRFAPLEVPADVLDFLARTITRNVRELVGGLNKLIAYAQLTGQEVSLQLAEEQLTDILSANRRRITIDEIQRTVCQFYRIDRSEMSSKRRARAVVRPRQVAMYLSKVLTPRSYPEIGRKFGGRDHSTVIHAVRLIEDLRQRDADMDGDVRSLLRQLES
- the msrB gene encoding peptide-methionine (R)-S-oxide reductase MsrB; the protein is MSDKPESSDAEWRAKLTPEQYHILREAGTERPFTGKYDKHYDAGEYYCAGCGQKLFESDDKYNSGCGWPAFTAPAEGEAVDEHRDTSHGMIRTEVTCSNCGGHLGHVFPDGPPDRGGLRYCINSAALDFEADD
- a CDS encoding HesA/MoeB/ThiF family protein; this translates as MSLPPERLDRFARHIVLPEIGGAGQVALAQRHLVLVGLGGIGSPALQYLAGAGIGKLTLVDDDKVDASNLQRQTLYNERDVGHGKAVIAKRWVTGFDPALDVTISDRRITRENASALLEGADLVLDGTDNFATRLAVSDACVAARVPLLSAAVGRFQGQVGAFAGHLPDQSCYRCFVGDAFDAEDCDTCAEDGMLGAMAGWVATFAAMQAVRVLLDGVSALGEADWGRVHLLDGLKPAMRSFTIAKDPACSGCAAGPEVSA
- a CDS encoding class II aldolase/adducin family protein, with product MATAVDTQSSALGMEAGFNIPDPTTVDRLEGKVSDAEWKLRCELAATYRLCALHGWTDLVFTHISARLPDENGEERFLINPYGVMFDEMTASSLVKIDMDGTPQQETPYFTNPAGFTIHSAVHSAREDAGCVIHVHTPYGVAVSVQKEGLRRYTQFAMQVHDDLAYHDYEGIALDLDERERLVADIGEKNLLILRNHGTLTIGRNCALAFLRMYLLENSCKTQIFAQSVGDPDQLKEEDEAMSARVFQQAAPAFMPGLGDNLVWPGLLRKLNRTNPGYDY
- a CDS encoding DUF983 domain-containing protein, producing the protein MPDTPPPSLRTDVALPHTFGAALLRGARGQCPRCGEAALFRKWLKPVDHCRACALDMTGQRADDFPAYIAIFVTGHLLAPVLIMMMGDWNLSASMTIAIIIPLAVAMLLALLQPSKGAVIAIQWWNGMHGFRKERVPEAEPEDTAA
- a CDS encoding transglycosylase domain-containing protein, producing MDKRGSRRKRSARKERAARAAADKPQSRFKLWARRLLIGGGALALLGALFVGLAVAFAARSMPSYYQLKATQTAQTIVVRARDGTEIVELGPSFGKWLTAEEIPQVMKDAMIAVEDRRYYSHFGIDFWRTGGAIVEGITGSRSRVGGTSTISQQLARNVFLNNNRSIDRKAREAILAMALEWKFSKEQILELYLNKVYFGGGAYGIDSASRKFFSHPATELSVAEAAIIAGLVKAPSRYSPTADVDAAVGRASVVLRLMKEQGRIAPDVTVDPSTVNLKEEAGQNSVRYFTDWVLPQLDLLLPETFEPIEVWTTLDVGMQRAATAAVQANTPDGAQGALVSMDRDGAILALVGGTDYVETNYNRATDALRQPGSSWKLFVYLAALEAGYTPDDRVVDTPVTINGWSPRNSNGRNVGEIDLRTAFAYSTNTVAAQLGNEVGFGTVASMARRFGISTEINTFPAMVLGSNEVRLLDMTRSFAAVSARGNSVEPYGVLKVETADGELLYQHQAARSTQLVPDYVAAGITDLLQTAVATGTGRAAQIGRPVAGKTGTTSSNKDGYFVGFSSGITTGVWMGRDDNARVGGLQGGTAPARAFAAYMRYAVKDRPVEEFDTDLQLPEWQLEPDDEYLLGDPEDYYFIDEQGNLIEPGTSSQPRQDPFGEEFDRTLDPNRQRPPATAPTAPPQTPNRGADGAPQAIGDDFLEEATGGRTGPNN
- a CDS encoding acyltransferase family protein produces the protein MTPVGTSGYRADIDGLRALAVLPVVLYHARVPGFSGGFVGVDIFFVISGFLITGIIAREVDEGRFSVWSFYERRARRILPALFVMVAAVLVAASFFYLPGDFEDVPKSALAALFFLGNVWFFSQTGYFQGAAETMPLLHTWSLGVEEQFYIVFPLALLGIALFARRWRVALVSLLALGSLGWAVATQGKADGFAFYMLPPRAWELLAGSLLALGAVPAIGSRPLREALSWLGIALIAYAVFAYDKATVFPGLAAIPPVLGAALLIHCAPGTSAGRLLAWKPAVWIGLLSYSLYLWHWPIIVFTEYAQAARVSGWQSIAIVAASLLIAWASLVWVETPWRDRRKVSRQRVFAFSAAGLGGLGAACLALIAAGPWDTRFPARVGAIAAAAQDRSPVRDACLVSDIADKGKCRLGADTEPDSLLWGDSHGVEFAWVLGQKLGTQGRALSQRTFGSCAPILDFAASEDSACGRFNEAVIAEIERTPSIRTVYLSAYWASGEYRDAAPAATLDATIARLERAGRKVVLIGAVPKQAYDVPRALQRAAAYGLPNPTARPASEHARDSAWLARQFDEWRSRGVVVIDPAEALIAGNRSRITVDGMPLYFDSHHLTLAGARLVLDTHDKAHRGESVWHASE
- a CDS encoding NAD-dependent deacylase; its protein translation is MTDIRNIVILTGAGVSAESGIDTFRDAGGLWEQHKVEDVATPEGFARDPDLVLRFYDMRREAIQAKQPNAAHEALARLDREWDGELLIVTQNVDDLHERAGAKRTLHMHGTHLNAWCTACDARTRWTGPLIDRPECPKCGARSLRPDVVWFGEMPYEMDRIYAALRQADLFVSIGTSGAVYPAAGFVRDARELRIRTLELNLEPSQGSRWFHESRHGPATQVVPQWVEELLG